GAGAGCCTGGTCGAACTGATCGGTCGTGTAGAACCAGCCGCGCCAGAACCAGTCGAGGTCCTCGCCGGTCACGTTCTCGATCGTGCGGAAGAAGTCGGCCGGCTGGGGGTGCTTGTAGGCCCACCGGCGGATGTACTCGCGGAACGCCGCGTCGAACCGCTCGGGGCCGACGACCTCGTCGCGGAGCAGCAGCAGGCCCTTCGCCGGCTTCCGGTAGGCCAGCCACCCGAGCGCGGGCCGGCGGATCCGGTCGGGGTACGTCATGACCGGCTGGTCGGCCGCGTAGTCCTGGCGGAGGAACTCGGCCGCGGCCGGGCCCTCCGTCAGCCGGACGATCCGCGTCGAGTCGCTCATGCCGTAGCCGGCGATCGTCGGGTCCTCGTTGTCGTCGTAGAAGGCGACGTTGGCGAACGCGTTGAGGTACGAGGTGAACCCCTCGTCCATCCACGCGTAGCGCCGCTCGTCGGAGCCGACGATCATCGGGAACCAGTTGTGGCCGAGCTCGTGGTCGATGACCCCGAACAGCGACATGAACCGGGCGTCGACGCTGGAGAAGTGGAGCATCGGGTACTCCATGCCGCCGACCACGCCGGCGACCGAGATCGCGACGGGGTACGGGTAGGGGTACCACCGGCTGTTGGCGAGGATCGACGCGCGGCCGAACCGCGTGGCCTCCTCCCACCCCGGGGTCTCGGGCGTGCCGATCCCCTCGTGCGGGTACGCGCTCATGACGAGGACGTCGTTGACGCTGCCGTCGTCCAGCTCGACGGACGCGTTCGCCGCGTCGAGGATGAATGCCTCGGACGCCGCCCACGCCACGTCGCGCACGTTCTCGGCGCGGAAGCGCCACGTCGTCGTGCCCGTCCGCCGCCGCGTCGCGCGCTGGGTGCCGACCTCGTCGGGCGGGATGATGTAGACGCGCCCGGCCGACCGGCGGGCCTCCGCGAGGCGGTCCCGCTGCGTCTCGGTGTAGACCTCGCCCTCGTTGAGGAGCTCGCCGGTCCCGACGACCGTCATCGTCGAGGGCACGGTGATGGCGTACTCGAAGTCGCCGTAGCCGAGGTAGAACTCGCCCTGGCCGAGGTACGGCATCGTGTTCCACCCGCTCACGTCGTCGTAGACGGCGACACGCGGGTACCACTGGGCGAGTTCGTAGACCACGCCGCGCTCGGTCTCGAGGCGGCCCATCCGGTCGGCCCCGTACTCCGGGACCACGAACGCGTACGGCACGACGATCTCGACGCGCCCGCCGTCGCGCTCGAGGGTCTCGGGCAGGTCGAGCCGCATGCGCGTGTCGTCGACCACGGGCTCGACGGGCTGGCCGCCGATGGTGACGGTCCCGAGGCGGTAGCCGCCGTCGGGGAACGAGCCGCGCCAGCGGCTGTCGGGCGGCGTCCGGCGCGCGCCGCGGGAGGCGGGCCCGAACAGGTTTTGCTCGAGGTGCATCCACACGAAGTCGAGGTCGTGCGGGCTCTCGTTCGTGTACGTCAGGGTGACGGTGCCCGTGACGGTGTGCGTGGCGGGGTCGAGGGCGGCCTCGATGTCGTAGTCGTTCTCGTTCTGCCAGTAGGCCGGGCCGGGGCGGCCGTCGGCGGCGCGGTACTGGTTGGGCGTGGGGAGGTCGAGCGGGGCGAAGAGCGCGTCGTTCGTCTCGGGGAGCGCGTCGGTCTGCGCGAAGGCGGGCGCGACGAGGAGCGTGAGCGCCAGGAGGGCGCCGGTCAGTCGATGCATGCGGGGGAGTCGTGGAGAAGCCCGGGGAACGTAGCGCTGTCCCGATCCCGTGTCGGACGGTGCGAAACGGTCCCGACCGCCTCGGCATAGCGGCCGAGGTGGGCACACGCTTCGTCCCGCACGGAGGTCGTGAGACGTGGTAGCATGTGGGGCACACATGCCACGCCCCGTCCCGTCCCATGCGGCATCTCCTCGTCCTCGTCGCCGCGTTCGTGTCGGTGGCCTCGGCGCAGACCGGCGGCGACCTTTTCCCGTACGCCGTCGGTGACCGGTGGGTCTACGAGGTTGAGGGCGTCGCGGCCCACAACGTCAGCCCTGGCGCGGACACGGTGAGGGCCCGTGTCGAGTGGCGGGTGGAGGAGGTCCGGGAGGGCGCTCCCGCAGACACCGTCCTGTTCCGCGTCGTCCGCGACGACGCCGGCGGCGGGGGGTACGAGACCGTCTGCGGATTCGCCGTCGAGCCCGGCCCCGACGCGCACAGCCTCCTGTTTCCCGCGGACGGCGCGGTCGAGGGGGCCGACCCGTACGACTACTGGCAGTGTCGGTGGTCCTCGGCGTTTCCGTCGGCGGCGGTCTCCTACCCGTTTATCCACTGGCCCGACTCGACGGAGGCGCGAGGGGTCGCCATCGGAGAGCAGACGGTGGTCCGAGAGGCAGGCACCGCGTGGTGGAGCTATAGCTACTGTGGGACCCCCTGCACGACGTTCCGCCGGACGGAGACCCGGTCGACGCTCTTGGCGGGGGTCGGGCAGGTCGAGCTCGAGGCGACGTACGGCGTGACGGACCAGGGCACGCCCGTGCGGCGTGACACGCTCCGGGCCAGGCTCGTGGGCGCGGAGGTCGGCGGCGTGGCCTACGGCGAGTTGCGGCCGGTCGCGACGGAGGCCGGCCCCGCCGCTCGGCCCACGCTCCACGCCGACCCGTCCGTGACGACC
This sequence is a window from Rubrivirga marina. Protein-coding genes within it:
- a CDS encoding M1 family metallopeptidase — translated: MHRLTGALLALTLLVAPAFAQTDALPETNDALFAPLDLPTPNQYRAADGRPGPAYWQNENDYDIEAALDPATHTVTGTVTLTYTNESPHDLDFVWMHLEQNLFGPASRGARRTPPDSRWRGSFPDGGYRLGTVTIGGQPVEPVVDDTRMRLDLPETLERDGGRVEIVVPYAFVVPEYGADRMGRLETERGVVYELAQWYPRVAVYDDVSGWNTMPYLGQGEFYLGYGDFEYAITVPSTMTVVGTGELLNEGEVYTETQRDRLAEARRSAGRVYIIPPDEVGTQRATRRRTGTTTWRFRAENVRDVAWAASEAFILDAANASVELDDGSVNDVLVMSAYPHEGIGTPETPGWEEATRFGRASILANSRWYPYPYPVAISVAGVVGGMEYPMLHFSSVDARFMSLFGVIDHELGHNWFPMIVGSDERRYAWMDEGFTSYLNAFANVAFYDDNEDPTIAGYGMSDSTRIVRLTEGPAAAEFLRQDYAADQPVMTYPDRIRRPALGWLAYRKPAKGLLLLRDEVVGPERFDAAFREYIRRWAYKHPQPADFFRTIENVTGEDLDWFWRGWFYTTDQFDQALVALSVDGDAAVATVENRLGLVLPTTVEFTFSDGSTETAVIPSEAYFSSDTAGARVPLGGRTLISARINGSGDYPDDDVSNDARDL
- a CDS encoding T9SS type A sorting domain-containing protein, which gives rise to MRHLLVLVAAFVSVASAQTGGDLFPYAVGDRWVYEVEGVAAHNVSPGADTVRARVEWRVEEVREGAPADTVLFRVVRDDAGGGGYETVCGFAVEPGPDAHSLLFPADGAVEGADPYDYWQCRWSSAFPSAAVSYPFIHWPDSTEARGVAIGEQTVVREAGTAWWSYSYCGTPCTTFRRTETRSTLLAGVGQVELEATYGVTDQGTPVRRDTLRARLVGAEVGGVAYGELRPVATEAGPAARPTLHADPSVTTGPVTVRAEASGWLAVFDLSGRRVLTTETAPSGRADLDLRSLPPGLYILRLVTAEGAATARVAVVR